ACATTACCTCGCATTGACTTCTACTAGAAAATTATCTTGCAGTCTAGTTGATTTTATTACCTTTACCAAATTCTCTATCCTCTTTCTTTCATTCTGTATGGATATTGTCATCCAGctgtttatttttctgatattctgtctcatatgtttttttccAATAACAGGAGATCAGGGGTTTCTCAACTCCTATTATGAAGAATTTCCAAATGCACATGTTTTCCAACCTGGTTTACCTGAGGAAGTACGGAAAAGTAGACCTGTACCTGATATGGAGCGGCTCTCTACTTTATATAATGCAGATGTTGGTCTTTACATGCTTGCTAACAAGGTACTATGTGAACAGAGAATAAGATGATTCTTATTTATGCTGATAGTGCAGATTGACTGCCTCTATAACTGCTGATGcttctttcttttgctttttctcTAATAAGGGGAGCAGAGTATCATATGCTCAACCTCTGCTTTCTTGTCAATTTTTGTAAATCTAACAATTTCAACATGCTAGTTCACATCAAATCTGCCTGGTTTAACTAACTTTGAATGGGACTTTAAGTCTTTTGACTAGCTGTAAGCATGAACAGATATTGAGCTACAAAGTCCTTGGTTCACGGTTTGCAATTCGATTGTGGTGTGTGCTGTGCTTCTGATAAATTTTTCATTCCATATCCTCAATTGCTAGGGTCCTTtgttcaaaacaataaattgataattcTTGGGtaatgtttaatttatatttgctCGTCATTTGATTGTTAAATGGTGTTAACTTCTATATTTCAATGCAGTGGATGGTAGATGAGAATGAACTCCGTGTTATTCACTATACACTTGGGCCCCTCAAACCTTGGGACTGGTGGACATCTTGGCTTTTAAAACCTGTTGATGTCTGGCAGGTATTAActatttctttaatcaaattaGCTGCAGCTTTATGACCTTCATGATCTATTTCTCCAACCCccccctcaaaaaaaaaaaaaaaaaaaaagttttctgaGAAGGCCTGGGTTATTTCCTTTCCTTGGTGGATGTGGGTGTCTTGGGGGTTGGCATTCAGTTTTGCTTGTGGGCAAGCTTTTGCATTTGTATTTCTTGGGTGTAGCAGTtggcattttgttttatttgcagGCAAGCTTGTATTTCTCTTGCTGCTTTTTCAAAACCGTGACTATGAAAACTCAATTCCAACCACACTCTTGGAGTGTAAATAATTGCAGATTAAATAACTCTGGTAATGTTGCAGAGAGTCAGGGAACAGCTTGATGAGTCCCTTCCTGGAACTGGAGGtggaaaaaatccaaaagatgAACTTCTTGTCAAAGTTCTTTTCTTGTTACCATTATGTCTTGTACTTCTCTGTTACTACCGCTCTTTTCTTCAGGTAAGCTGTTCTACAATTGTTTTCCTCAAATGGTAATTGAGGGGATCTATTTTCATCTCTAATGCAATCATTGGTACAGACAAGGGCATTCTGTAGAGGTTCATTATGTGATCATATTAGACACCTCTATTACAAAATAAGATCAAACGGACCACTTGCTTACACTGGTATTTCTTCATCATCTGCTGGCAATTCCACCTATCAAGTTAGTTCCCTCCTACCTTTCTTctaagtttgatggtcaatagTGAAATGGCCATATGTAGCTGCACTACTTGTTGACTTGATTGGCGCAAGTTACAGTTTTTTTTGTGATGCTAAACAGTTCTCCAATGACGCACAGTCCAAGGTGCCAGCGTATTTGGGTGGAGTTTCCATCTTCATGTgttttatggctcttttgatcGCCCTCGGGTTTGGTCTTTCAATTGTGCCTCGGCAAGTGATGCCCTGGACTGGTTTGCTCTTGATGTATGAGTGGACATTCAcaatcttcttccttttatttggaGGCTTTCTCCACTTGATCTATATATGGGGAAAGAGGATGGCAACTCAAGCTGCATCACTTTCTCCTCATTCTGAATCTTTGGCATATGATTCTAGAAAAGGTTTGTAGACTTTGGTTGCATATCCGTGCTAagtgctttcttttttaatttaaaattagtttataaTTCCTGTTTCTGCCGCAGGTCATCGGCAGGGGTCAACTTGCGATGTTGCTGCATGGTACTATGGTTTAGGGATGGCTTTGTTGGCTGTTGGTGCCCCTTCATTACCTTGTATTTTTGGTGTTACTGCTCTATTTTTGAGGTAATTTGCATTATCAGGTTTTATATTGAGATGTCAGTTAGTAGCCCTCCATGTGAAGGGAGTGAAATTAACAAGTAGTATGTGATTTCTTTGCAGGTTAGGGTTGATGGTTGCTGGAGGCCTGGTTTTAGCATCTTTCATGACGTATGCTTCAGAACATCTTGCAATCAGATCATTTTTGAAAGGCTTTGAAGACCGGGACACAGCACGAGCTAGGAACGAATGTTTCTTATTTTGACCGGTGGCTTAAAATGTTGATGTAAGTGTACGTTCCCTTTGATTTGTAATCTACTCAACATTGCAATTGATTTGTAACTGTATAGAGATTTTCCTCTTCCCAGGTCTTGTAATATTCTTTCAGGAACAGTTTGATTGGACTTGACAGTAAGGCACACACCCAATTTTGTATGATCCAACTAATGAAATTTGGTGATGTAAATGGTTGAATTATTCACCTTCTCAAGGTAATAATATGTTAGAAGTACCAagatttttctattgattttgaatgataaaacattttattagtTGACTTAAATTTGTAACTTCTTGTTCTGCAATGAATCATGTACACTTAGCTCTGCCTTTGTGCTGAGCTCTTCTCTTTCATGGTATTTCTACCTTTTTTCTCGTCAAAgcgttttttctaaaaagaagaaactgCTACAGAGTGTTTCATTGAAGTGGTCCAAAATTTGTGACAATTATTATGTCTGTATGTATGTATTTagtattgaaaaattataattatgttattgattatgaataattagtaatttattCTATGTTTTAAGAAAGCTTAACTTTTACCATGACATTGAGATTTGTTTCATATTAGGATGGTGCTTGTGACTATTGCTATGAATGGATGTTGTGTGGTTTAAGGATGTTTTTAAGTACAAAacctatttaattattattatattcttctattatttatgttcttgttaATATGTGATTACTTAAATTAATCCTTTTACAtaggtttctttttctttaaaagtaaaatagatGGTTAATAATGAGtcaaataattatgtttataaAAGACTCACAGctaataattatgtttatggTCGAGCCCTAAACCGTAACCATTTGGTCAGCTCTGTTTATGGTCGAGCCCTAAACCGGACTGTTTAATGTGCACAGATGCATTTGCCTTTTGaagcaaataattaaaataaaataaaaataaaaacaaaattctgtAACATGCTTTTTAAAGGGAAACCCTTTGGGTCTTTCGAACCAACCACAGTTTCTGAACGTATACCAAGCTTTTTGATTCTGCAGACATGGCGACAAGCCAATCCACCATAGAAATCTGAGTATGATATCATCTTTGGCACTAGAGAATGGAGGAGGTTATTGGAAAAGGCAGAAACAAGATCGTAATTAATTGATAGTGGAAGGTTTCTAGTGTTGCGTTTGCTTATTTGATGTTTGAATCTTCTTCAATTTTAGTGAACTGTCGTTGAACTAACCCACCattattaatgattatatttACTTTTCCTTGAGTCCTTGATGACTCATTAACCAATAGAAAAATGCTAATTGATATAGAATTACTTTTTGGTTGTCATTTCCCACTAATCAAGACACATGGCGACTTGcccagaaaaattaaaaattaaagattaaaaaaaggaaaagcagaTTTTGAAAGGTGGGACTTTGTTGAATCATCATCCTTATCCTAAAGGCTGTATAGTTCATGACAACTCCTGttaatttaactttaaagtTGCAGAAAGCTACAAACTTTGTTTGTGCCGCTATAATGTGACTTTTTTCATCGAAAGAAAGGTGGCTGCAAAGATTGCATGGTCCATTGAAGGGACATGGATATCTTCAATATGAAGTTACCTTACCACCTGTGTGAGCATCATTATTTGAGGTTAAGATCGTGAAAAGATGGAAAGCAACACTTCGTCTAATTAACCACAAGCAAGCTGATCATAGTCTGAAAGGTAAATCTTGAGATTAATTCCTCTTAGTTTAGTTCACAGGGACATGGATTGGGCATGTATATATGAGGTTGCTTGTTTGCTAGTTACAGTACAAACTTGGAGAATATGCATTTCTGATGCCTAACGTCTGCAATTTCAGGAAGTTCTCATATTTTAGAGTATTTTACTACATTATCTTCTTTCTCATGTATTTGGAACAAATTCTGCTTCTCCTCCGGCCAGTACTCCAGCTTTGCAGGCACGAAGAGCTTGCCTCACTTGTGTTTGGAATGGATCACAGTTTAGATCTCCATCAAGATTGTgagatttatgatttgtttggtGAGTAAATTTGACTGGACAGGATAAGAGAAGATGAAAGTAGATGCAACCGAATAAGATGAGCATTTCCCATGATAGGAGATGGGAAAAAAATTCGGCTATGGGTGGCATGTACGCTCACCAAATATTATAGCACAATTAGTACTGAAATTGAGTGAAAACTATCTCAACGTACATTCTCAGAAGTAACATAACATGATATTTGACATGATCGTGTGTGTTCCATAGCTTTATTTGAAACTTTCCTAGATTTGCATGCACTAATTAAGACTTCTTCGAGGTAGACAGGCTACAATGTTGCGTGAGCATGGTGGATAAGTCACTGTGTCACTATAAATGCTTTGACATTTCCCTTGTACCTGTAATTCCACGCTGGTGACAATCATGAAGGACAGCTAATGTCTGGCAATTTAAATTCTGAAAGCACCATATATATGGTGACATGGTCCGTGCCAATAATGTCTACCTACAATAATCAATCATGTGCTATTGTTCCTTCATGACTTCTTTAACTGAAACTTTGTTCCTTGTGATGAACCCTAGCTAGCATTTTC
This window of the Populus trichocarpa isolate Nisqually-1 chromosome 13, P.trichocarpa_v4.1, whole genome shotgun sequence genome carries:
- the LOC7487719 gene encoding inositol phosphorylceramide glucuronosyltransferase 1 — translated: MKLLKLVALFTLFSLNLISYTCLAASIQRSQRTEEAYVTLLYGDEFLLGVRVLGKSIRDTGSTKDIVVLVSDGVSDYAKKLLLADGWIVEKISLLANPNQVRPKRFWGVYTKLKIFNMTNYKKVVYLDADTIVVKSIEDLFKCAKFCANLKHSERLNSGVMVVEPSETVFNNMMSKVTTLPSYTGGDQGFLNSYYEEFPNAHVFQPGLPEEVRKSRPVPDMERLSTLYNADVGLYMLANKWMVDENELRVIHYTLGPLKPWDWWTSWLLKPVDVWQRVREQLDESLPGTGGGKNPKDELLVKVLFLLPLCLVLLCYYRSFLQTRAFCRGSLCDHIRHLYYKIRSNGPLAYTGISSSSAGNSTYQFSNDAQSKVPAYLGGVSIFMCFMALLIALGFGLSIVPRQVMPWTGLLLMYEWTFTIFFLLFGGFLHLIYIWGKRMATQAASLSPHSESLAYDSRKGHRQGSTCDVAAWYYGLGMALLAVGAPSLPCIFGVTALFLRLGLMVAGGLVLASFMTYASEHLAIRSFLKGFEDRDTARARNECFLF